A DNA window from Capnocytophaga sp. ARDL2 contains the following coding sequences:
- a CDS encoding ABC transporter substrate-binding protein: MKYVKIIGVPEHFNFPWKMCIENGEFQQYGIDLEWEDIPEGTGRICEMLRNETTDLAIVLTEGICKDISNGNESYIVQKYIETPLQWGIHVAHESNYDSLEDLKGKKIAVSRLGSGSHLMSMVFAKQMGWDINELEYVVVQSFDNAIKVLQNGEADYFMWEQFMTQPTVDAQIFRRLGICPTPWSAFVVAVRKTFYDENIALVKQLLEIINQTTREFKQIPSIDQTLSVQFAQKVENIRQWMGITRWSQKNYSKKEFETLNQSLIEWNLLNELLSFEKVIK, encoded by the coding sequence ATGAAATATGTAAAAATCATTGGCGTACCAGAGCATTTCAATTTTCCTTGGAAAATGTGTATTGAAAACGGTGAATTTCAGCAATATGGAATAGATTTAGAATGGGAGGATATACCCGAAGGAACAGGTAGAATATGTGAAATGTTGCGAAATGAAACCACCGATTTAGCTATTGTACTTACAGAGGGAATATGTAAAGATATTTCTAATGGCAATGAATCATATATTGTTCAAAAATATATCGAAACACCTCTGCAATGGGGAATACACGTGGCTCATGAAAGTAACTATGACTCTTTGGAAGATTTGAAAGGAAAAAAAATAGCGGTTTCACGCTTGGGGTCTGGATCTCATTTGATGTCAATGGTTTTTGCAAAACAAATGGGATGGGATATCAATGAATTGGAATATGTTGTGGTTCAGTCATTTGATAATGCTATCAAAGTATTGCAAAATGGAGAAGCCGATTATTTTATGTGGGAACAATTTATGACCCAACCTACTGTTGATGCACAGATTTTCAGAAGATTAGGAATATGTCCTACGCCTTGGTCTGCCTTTGTAGTAGCTGTGAGAAAAACTTTTTATGATGAAAATATAGCTTTGGTAAAACAATTGCTTGAAATTATCAATCAGACGACAAGAGAGTTTAAACAAATTCCATCGATAGACCAGACTTTGAGTGTGCAATTTGCTCAAAAAGTGGAAAATATCCGTCAATGGATGGGAATTACACGTTGGTCACAAAAAAACTACAGTAAAAAAGAATTTGAAACACTCAATCAATCGTTGATAGAATGGAATCTTTTGAACGAACTTTTGTCTTTTGAAAAAGTTATAAAATAA
- a CDS encoding nitrilase family protein — protein sequence MKIALVQYDTIWENKIENLKKIQLLLNGLNSKVDLIVLPEMCTTGFTMNPKNVAEIEKGETLSFLQNIAKEKQSAVVGSWVIEENGHFFNRLFFIFSEGNYQTYNKKHLFTLAGEQNSYSSGDEKIIINYKGWNICPLICYDLRFPVFTRIVDQNYDLLIYVASWPEKRIFAWDSLLKARAIENMSYTIAVNRCGIDNQQVNYSGHSQAIDYMGNYIVVPMHDEQIQIVEIDKDAQENARKKLAFLNDADKFELK from the coding sequence ATGAAAATCGCATTAGTTCAATATGACACTATTTGGGAAAATAAAATTGAAAATTTAAAAAAAATTCAACTCCTGCTAAACGGTCTGAACTCAAAAGTAGATTTGATTGTTTTGCCGGAAATGTGTACCACAGGTTTTACAATGAATCCTAAAAATGTAGCTGAAATCGAAAAAGGTGAAACTCTTTCTTTTTTACAAAATATAGCTAAAGAAAAACAATCGGCTGTTGTTGGCAGTTGGGTCATCGAGGAAAATGGTCATTTTTTTAATCGATTATTTTTTATTTTTTCCGAAGGAAATTATCAGACTTACAACAAAAAACATTTATTTACTTTAGCAGGTGAACAAAATTCTTATTCCTCAGGTGATGAAAAAATAATCATAAATTACAAAGGGTGGAATATTTGCCCTTTGATTTGTTACGATTTGAGATTTCCTGTTTTTACCCGCATTGTAGATCAGAATTATGACCTTTTAATTTATGTAGCCTCTTGGCCTGAAAAAAGAATTTTTGCTTGGGATTCATTATTGAAAGCACGAGCTATCGAAAATATGAGTTATACAATTGCAGTCAATCGTTGTGGAATAGACAATCAACAAGTAAATTACTCAGGACATTCTCAAGCTATTGATTATATGGGAAATTACATCGTTGTACCTATGCACGACGAACAAATACAAATTGTAGAAATAGATAAAGATGCACAAGAAAATGCTCGAAAAAAATTGGCTTTTCTAAATGATGCAGACAAATTTGAGTTGAAATAA
- the rpe gene encoding ribulose-phosphate 3-epimerase has translation MKNTLIAPSVLAADFGNLQRDVEMVNNSAADWFHIDIMDGVFVPNISFGMPVLDAIYKHAKKTIDVHLMIVDPDRYIQTFKDLGADVLTVHYEACTHLHRTLQAIRNAGMKAGVAINPHTNVALLEDVIHQLDLVCIMSVNPGFGGQSFIENTYKKVAQLKEIITRNNANVLIEIDGGVTDKNAKQLVETGADVLVAGSFVFNAADPITTIQNLKNITTL, from the coding sequence ATGAAAAACACATTGATTGCTCCATCGGTATTGGCTGCCGATTTTGGAAATTTACAACGCGATGTAGAAATGGTAAACAACAGTGCGGCTGATTGGTTTCACATCGATATTATGGACGGAGTTTTTGTTCCAAATATTTCTTTTGGAATGCCTGTACTCGACGCTATCTACAAACACGCAAAAAAAACAATAGATGTACACTTGATGATTGTAGATCCAGATCGTTACATTCAGACTTTTAAGGATTTGGGAGCTGATGTACTAACGGTTCACTACGAGGCATGTACGCACTTACACCGCACTTTACAAGCAATACGCAATGCAGGTATGAAAGCCGGAGTTGCTATCAATCCGCATACCAATGTAGCCTTGTTGGAAGATGTGATTCATCAATTGGATTTGGTTTGTATCATGAGTGTAAATCCAGGTTTTGGTGGACAATCCTTTATCGAAAACACTTACAAAAAAGTGGCTCAACTCAAAGAAATCATCACGAGAAACAACGCCAATGTGTTGATAGAAATCGACGGTGGTGTTACCGACAAAAACGCTAAACAATTGGTAGAAACCGGTGCCGATGTATTGGTAGCTGGTAGTTTTGTTTTCAACGCAGCAGACCCTATCACTACGATTCAAAATTTGAAAAATATTACTACGCTATAG